A window of Rosa rugosa chromosome 7, drRosRugo1.1, whole genome shotgun sequence genomic DNA:
GAAGCGGTTTTTTCATAGCTCAAAGATCTTATGTACTCTCAACTTCTTAGGAATTATCATCTGTACTTTGCACTTTTATTTTCTTGGCAAGGTTTGGTCTAGCCCTCCTTGCTATGTAtcttttttcttgattattaatAAATTCGGGTAAGAACGCTGAGTTAGCTGTTACACTGCTTTCCTTAaacgaaaattaaaaaaaaaaaaaaaaaaaagagtttagTTTTGAGTGTTGTTAGTTTGGTTTTTAATATTTATCACTACAATTATCTAGCCATTGCTACCAAATTTCCCAAACTATCTCAAAAGTTGCATAAACATTAGCGACTTCTGCAATTTAAGTAAGACTCTTTGCATATGCAACTACGAATCCTAATTCATTGATACTGGCATCCGGGACCAAAAGAATCAAATTTGTAATACACCATCCGACAATGAACTTCTACACCAGTGACATCGACCAAAAAATCGTTTTTATCAGAACTTGCTTTTGTACTGCAAATGCAGCAGGCATTTTCCATTTAGTCACTCTTCTTTAAGAAAGGTAGAGATGTGGATGATGGAACTTTTATGGGAGTGGAATCTGATAGGAATCAATCCATGTCGTTACTTTTAActgtttgtttttgttcttaCATATATAGGACTAAGTCTCATTGTCTAAGAAACTTTTCAAGCCCCAACTCTTCAACAATGGAGAGGAAAGTGACACTAATTCAACACAAAATTTAATATGCTCAAGTACATTACCTTGTTGGTTTGATATTAGAGGCATATCCCCAGAGTTCATTAGAATTGTCATCATTTGGTGTATAAGACTATTATTAGGTTGAAAATCAACTAATTTATCTCAGTCCTCAGTGAATGGTTTGGATCATTCACAGACCAATAAGAGATTCATAGCCAGAGAACTCATTGATTTGGtgtttattttaggatttggggGGTTTGATTTAGTTATTCCATCCCCATATATGTTTGGTTTTTGCAGCTGATTCCGATGCTAATTTCAATTTGCCAGAACCAACATGAAGTGTAATTTGCAGAATAATATCACTGAATCGTCTTTAGTGGGATCCTAATCACAAGTGGGACAAAGCAATGAGGCGAGTCGCATTTGGGGTTAGGTCTTAAATCCCTTTCAGAACCTGGTATCTACTTGTGGATCGTGGAACTAATGACAGTGATATGCACCACATGTAGCATTATTGTCACCTTCAGTTgcaacggaaaaaaaaaaaaattggggtaACGGTTTATAGCTTAATCAGAAGAGAATCAACTTTTCAGCTAGCAACTGTTAAAATGGCAGAAAGAGAGATTCATGTGTTCACTTCTGTCACTGAAAATCGAAGACTATGAGTCGAAATTCTAATGTGAGTAATGTATGAAGGACTTGAAGTCACTAAACAGCATGATTTTGAAGTCCAAGGTCCGAAAAGTCTAATAGTACTGGTAAGATCAAATTTGGTATCTCCAAACACTTATCGAGCCAAAGAGGAAATATTGGATGAGGAATTGATATCTCCAAGTTACTGGTGGATGCTCATACTAGTAAAGTGGTAGTTCAAGACAGTAACATCTCTTCTTCTCATTTGCAATCTATGTTCCATATGTAATCACTCCtatacaacaaaacaaaaaacttccTTGGAACACCTGAATAACCTCTGTGAATTTAGGCTACTTTCCCTGGTCATAAATTTCTGTGTTTTGGGGTGCACATTCTAGACTAAAAAGGGAACCGGCAAAGCAGTGGATCAGTTTACAGACACAGCAACACAAGCTCCTCACCAGAGAGCCCTAGGAACCAGCAAAGCAATATTGTTGGTTGAAATgacagaagaaaaaacaaaccaTGTGCTAATCAGAAGAATAATAACTTGAAAGTTGCTGTGAAAATAGCTGCAAGAGAGATTCATGCTATCCTCAATTGTCACTTAATTTTGACTAATATCTGACCTCCAAAGACCTTGAACTCTTGAAGTCACTAAACCATGACTTACGTCAAAAGATTCAGAAGTCAAGCATGCAACCTTCTTCCAACTCAGTAGTAGTTGATCATGAGCAAAGTTGGTGGTAGCTGGGGTTTTGTTCTTCTGACATAGAGGCGTCTAGTTTGGTTGTAAGAGTTTAGGAGCAAAACTGTGTGGGAAGCTAAGGCCAAGAATGACCCAAACTAGATGATGGAAAGAGTATGGATGTGGTATCAGCATGACTTTTACAGTTCAATCTCAGTCTAAAATCTAAATACAACTCTATCTAATGCATACAGaacccagaaaaaaaacaagaagctAACCTAATTCTAAAGGGTCCAGACTCTTTACCAACGTCATCCTAATTCTTGAACTGTGATGAGTAATTGGTGCCTCCATTCACATTGTCTCTAACACAGTCCAAAACACTACTCATTCAAAATAAACACCTAGAACGAAGTTATTAAAGATTACCTTATTGCAGAAAAAATAGCTGGAGAATTTGAAGAAAAGCTGGCCTTAATTACTACTTGGTCGACAGCTCAGAGCTCCATGAGCCAAAACACCCAATTCTGCTTCATCAGAAGGTGACCAGTGCTTCCTTGAACCCTTTTCGGAGTtcacaaagaaagcaacttTGTCATTGTTGTTCCAAAAGAATGGTTTCCGGACTCTGATAAACACCATTGTTGACCTTTGGTTCTGCACTGCTACATTCTCAAGTGACCAGGTCTTTTCTCCTCTTTTCTGTTCAAGCTCTGCGACTGTGACACAGCGTGCCATTCAGCCACTTCCACACCACATAAGAACAAAGAAAGACCACAATAGGCGAATCGATTCGTGGATTTTTTAATTAACTTACAGAAGGTAGAGAATGGACCTTTTTATACATGTTGATCTGTCTTTCCTGTAACAAATAGTAACTTTATGGATCACTGTTATTAAGCCCATAAAGACTGTTAATTGGAAGACTAGTGAACTGAAATCTGTTTCTTCTCCCTTCACAAGAAGAAATGTACAGTACTCAGGTGACTGAAGATCCACTTCACCTTTTAAACTTAAGGAAATATCTGATGCGAAACTGGTAACtcgaaaaacaaaagaaaattactGGTGTGGATGCTCATATTGATGCAGTAGCTCATTTGGAATGGTTGATGGTTCCATTCTTCACACTTAAAGTTAGGTCTCAAGTAAGGTCACTGATGGATTCAATGCATACACTTCCAATAAATTGTGATGATGGTTCTATTTTCACTAAATCAATgtgtctgctagctgtgaagcTATAGTACTGAACTCATATCAGTTTCTAACTTGAACCAAAAGGCATTGGCTGACTTGCAAATTGCTGTAGTACTAATGGGCACTTCAGCACTTGTGAATCATGTTTGCATATGCACATTTCAATGAGAAATAATTCACAGATCTTCTGAAAATGGCAGgaagattttgattttattaaAAATCAGTTTGTTTGTTAATCGATTTGCACCCCCGTCAAACTAGTTATGTGCAGTTATAACGAGAACAAACAATAACCATAAAGATGCAAGAAAAACATCTCCTTAATCATGTTCATTTCATATCAATGGTACATCCATTGATATCCATTCAGAGCAAAATATCTAGCTTTAAATTGAGTTCCATCTATAATTCACACTCCTACATAACAATCCATCAGAACTTACTCAAAACAGCAATACAATCTTCATGGTTAGGTGCTACTTTCCCTTGTCATAAGTTTCTATGTTTTGGGGCTCACATTCTGGACTAAGCAAGCGTACCAGCAGAGCAGTGGACGAGCTCACAGATAAAGCTCCACAAGCTCCCCACCGAAGAGCCCTAGGAACTGTAATTCTGGGACCTGCAGAGGCATAGAACCACAAATGCTATGACTTTTGTTCTATTCAAATAGACTGAGAGACATTACAGCTATTATGAGTTATTTGACGGGGAAGAACAAAAGCACAGGTATTTATTCTTAAACTTGGCATTAAAACGTACGGATCAAAAATATGATATATGGGACTTAACATCATTAAACATGCTTGTATAGACCACTCATAACTAGTAGAAGTAGCATACCATAATGCAATCTACAAAGAATCCAGAATGCTAATCCTCCTCCAACTGTGAAAATCCCAGCAGTCTGTCTCATCAATCTGGAACAAGGTTTGCAATCAGACCTCATCAGCTCGCCATCTGAAAACCCCAAGTAGCGCCTCAATGCCATCTTTCAGTAACTTTCTGTTACAACTCTGAGCTCTCTTCACACACCCAGGACAAGTCAATGGCCTTATCACACTGAAAAATAGTAGTGGCCTATTTCAGTAACCAAATTAAATCTTGATATTTTGACAGTTCAAAAACACAGACTAACTGACACAAACCCAAATACGAGTACACTAATGGGTCAGTTTAAAAATTAAATGTTTTAAAACGTTGAGGCCTAGGCCGAGGCGTTTTCCGGTGATCCTCAGTAAGGCGTAAGCCTTGCGTATAAACGACCTatattgatgtaattattacTCTTATATATACCACATAACATGACATCCTCTCAATTACACTAGTAGTAGTACTAGAACTCATTGTTGCCTGCACTAAACATAACATCCTATCAATTACACATAAACATAACAATCTGCCAAGAATTAAAATATAACAATTTGGGCAGCATATCAATTAAACTTCCTAGTAGACAAGCCTATTAACtattaagtatatatatatatatatatatatatatatatatatatatatatatatatatatatatatcaattaaACAAACTGGGCAGCATAACAATCAGTAGCTTATACTTTTTGAGGAGCATAACAATCTGGACATGCTCTACTTTATTCATTTTCCGATTGAcctttatcttttcttttcaattttagaATGTTGGTACTGGTTAGGCTGTTACTGTTGGTTCAAAATGCATTCAGTTTGTTGGCTAAACTGTAATATGAGCACAAAACATCCACACTTTAGGTAGACAAATCGTGAAGTTAACCATTCAGGTGGATCAAGTAAGCCAAGAGATCAATACCTCTCATTGACTGAAATAAAACGCAATAAACAAACAAGTTGTTCACTTTATGCCTCTAACACAATCCACATAGTAAACTCGGGAAGTTTCTAATTAACAACCCGCCATTCTCTGGCTCCCAcccacaacacaacaacaatagTAACAAAAAGCAAGTCTAATAAAGGCCTAAAGTCTCAACATCTGAGCAAGGAGTCAATTGAAATCTGGGCAGCAAATTTGAAGAATACCAAACAACATCTATGCATTCAGTCAATGATACAAAGCAATTCCGATTCAGTTGTAACAATCAACAATCTTATATTCACAAAGCCTTTGAAAAGCAGAGCCTAAACATTCAAATTGCGAAAATCAATTGGAATCATACCTTCAAATCTTTTGCTGCGAATCGGAACTCCAAGTCTGCAACTCGAACTCCAAGTGCGAAAATAGTCTCCTTTAAAGCCAAATCCTTGAGAAAACTAATGGCGGCgtctcagaaaaagaaaaaagaaaaaaaaaaaaaaacacacaagcACAAGTTTTCATCTCAGTGCAAAACTTCAACCAATGATAATCATTTGAACTATCAAGTTATACGCAACTAAATAGTAAATACCACCATATCAAGCTGATTTATATTGCACAAAGTCTTCAACTTTATACATTACCCACAAGCACAACGCTACCATATCACAGTACAATTTCAGTTCAATCTAATTGAAAAGCTATTCAATCTCATTGCGTCAAGTTTTCAAATACCATTCTGTTCAAAACATGTCGACGAAAGAACCCATTTTGacaaagaaaatacaaataGATAAGAGAAAAGATGGAAACTTTGTCTGGTACTGAGAGTTTGAgatggaattttttttatataaaatcACCCAAATCCGAGCCATTAGCAATTACAAGGAATTAGAAATGAGACTATTAACAAAGAAAGAACTGGGAGAAACCCAGATAAAGTTTACCTTTTGAGCCAAACAACCCAGAGAATGAGTGACA
This region includes:
- the LOC133723413 gene encoding uncharacterized protein LOC133723413, with the protein product MALRRYLGFSDGELMRSDCKPCSRLMRQTAGIFTVGGGLAFWILCRLHYGPRITVPRALRWGACGALSVSSSTALLVRLLSPECEPQNIETYDKGK